One genomic window of Polyangium aurulentum includes the following:
- a CDS encoding restriction endonuclease subunit S: protein MNPSAQWRMSTVGAVLIRTETGKSVKTQERPTRDDEFGILRVSAVTWGEFNPRENKAVLPGYDPGACPRVSKNDLLISRANTLELVGAAVLVDRDYPNLLLSDKIIRLVPDKNLVEPRYLLRALRTSATRQHFAARAGGTSGSMQNISQEDIRSTPLPLPPLQEQRRIADILNKADAIRRKRNEAIALTEELLRSTFLEMFGDPVVNPRGWPTRTLDTLIDVGRGISYGIVQRGEDVDNGVPVVRISNLAGNRFDGTSVVRTSAHISSAYRRTVLRGNELLISIRGTVGRVAEAPLSAAGWNVSREIAVIPLLDGVSRPFVHRALLTDGIQRFILGNVKGVAQSGINLSDLRKAPIPTPPRDLIARFERCAESVLHVESSLLHAQAQADRLFDSLIDRAFRGELTKPTAPAKTTDRQLALFE from the coding sequence ATGAATCCTTCAGCCCAATGGCGCATGAGTACCGTAGGCGCGGTTCTCATTCGGACTGAAACCGGCAAAAGCGTCAAAACGCAAGAGCGCCCTACGCGTGACGACGAGTTCGGTATCCTACGGGTGAGTGCAGTTACTTGGGGCGAGTTCAACCCCCGCGAGAATAAGGCAGTGCTGCCGGGATACGATCCCGGAGCGTGTCCGCGCGTATCGAAAAACGACCTCCTCATATCTCGCGCGAACACCCTCGAGCTTGTTGGTGCAGCTGTTCTTGTCGATCGTGACTACCCGAATCTGCTGCTGTCAGACAAAATTATCCGCTTGGTTCCAGACAAGAATTTGGTGGAACCGCGATACCTTCTGCGTGCCCTTAGGACTTCAGCAACGCGGCAGCATTTTGCCGCTCGTGCTGGTGGCACGAGCGGTTCTATGCAGAATATTTCCCAGGAGGACATCAGGAGCACCCCGCTTCCGCTTCCACCACTTCAAGAGCAACGCCGCATCGCGGACATTCTCAACAAGGCCGATGCGATCCGGCGCAAGCGCAACGAGGCCATCGCGCTGACCGAGGAGCTGCTGCGGTCGACGTTCCTGGAGATGTTCGGGGACCCGGTTGTCAATCCACGGGGGTGGCCGACACGCACACTGGACACTTTGATTGATGTAGGGCGAGGAATTTCCTACGGCATCGTGCAGCGAGGCGAGGATGTCGACAACGGCGTTCCGGTTGTACGCATATCTAATTTGGCAGGGAACAGATTCGACGGCACATCTGTAGTTCGAACATCCGCACACATCTCTTCTGCATATAGACGCACAGTTCTTCGAGGCAACGAGCTTCTCATAAGCATTCGCGGAACAGTCGGGCGTGTTGCTGAAGCTCCGCTCTCCGCAGCTGGGTGGAATGTGTCTAGGGAGATCGCGGTTATTCCATTACTCGACGGCGTGAGTCGACCGTTCGTACACAGAGCGTTGCTGACGGATGGCATCCAGCGCTTCATCCTGGGTAACGTGAAGGGAGTTGCGCAGAGCGGCATAAATCTGTCGGACCTTCGCAAAGCTCCGATTCCTACCCCACCGCGAGACCTGATTGCACGTTTTGAGAGATGCGCAGAGTCCGTCCTGCATGTCGAATCTAGCTTGCTTCACGCGCAGGCACAGGCGGACAGGCTATTCGACTCCCTTATCGACCGTGCCTTCCGCGGCGAACTCACCAAGCCCACCGCGCCCGCGAAGACCACCGACCGCCAGCTCGCCCTCTTCGAGTAG
- a CDS encoding sigma-54 interaction domain-containing protein yields the protein MPRLLAAWIGDADLRAAAREDVTHLGPIASALDALPFDELLLLCDRDPSRVHKLKDTPEVRIDTFLAWVRRRFRGAVHLQHEPLSSPTNYGEIYQAARRAIEDARARVPGVELTFHLSPGTSQMSAIWLILARTVFEATLIQSSIEAGVLVVDFPFELSAEFIPRLLRPHDRNLARLAAALPPEAPEFEEIIHQSEIMKGLVARARIVALRSVPVLLEGESGTGKELFARAIHEAGPRKGKPFVPVNCGALPSELIESELFGHTKGAFTGASSARTGYFQEADGGTLFLDEIGELPLPLQAKLLRVLGDKQMVTPVGARKPVEVNVRIIAATNRTLLDEVQAGTFREDLFYRLAVAVLQLPPLRKRRGDLGVLVDGLLAKVNQENSGELGFEPKRLSTRAKKRLLRHEWPGNVRELLNTLRRAAVWSAGTTIEEEDVEEALLGSAARGSAGHRDEMVLHRPLGDGLDLQELLDTVKKHYLERAMKEAGGNKSKAARLLGLSDYMMVTSWLKQCGMA from the coding sequence ATGCCCCGCCTCCTCGCCGCCTGGATCGGCGACGCCGACCTGCGCGCCGCCGCGCGCGAGGACGTCACTCATCTAGGCCCTATCGCCAGCGCCCTCGACGCGCTCCCGTTCGACGAGCTCCTCCTCCTTTGCGACCGCGACCCCAGCCGCGTGCACAAACTCAAGGACACGCCGGAGGTCCGCATCGACACCTTCCTCGCCTGGGTCCGGCGTCGCTTCCGCGGCGCCGTTCACCTCCAGCACGAGCCTCTCTCCAGCCCCACCAACTACGGCGAGATCTACCAGGCCGCTCGCCGCGCCATCGAGGACGCCCGCGCCCGCGTCCCCGGCGTCGAGCTCACCTTCCACCTGAGCCCCGGCACCTCGCAGATGAGCGCCATCTGGCTGATCCTCGCGAGGACGGTGTTCGAGGCGACGCTCATTCAGAGCTCCATCGAGGCCGGCGTCCTGGTCGTGGACTTCCCGTTCGAGCTCTCGGCGGAGTTCATCCCCCGCCTCCTGCGCCCTCACGATCGCAACCTGGCCCGCCTCGCCGCGGCCCTCCCGCCCGAGGCGCCCGAGTTCGAAGAGATCATCCACCAGAGCGAGATCATGAAGGGCCTCGTGGCGCGCGCGCGCATCGTCGCCCTCCGCTCCGTGCCGGTGCTGCTCGAGGGCGAGAGCGGGACGGGCAAGGAGCTCTTCGCCCGGGCCATTCACGAGGCCGGCCCGCGGAAGGGCAAGCCCTTCGTGCCGGTGAACTGCGGCGCGTTGCCCTCAGAGCTGATCGAGTCGGAGCTCTTCGGGCACACGAAAGGCGCATTCACGGGCGCCAGCTCGGCGCGAACGGGCTATTTCCAGGAGGCGGACGGGGGCACGCTGTTCCTCGACGAGATCGGCGAGCTGCCGCTCCCGTTGCAAGCGAAGCTGCTACGCGTCCTCGGCGACAAGCAAATGGTGACGCCGGTGGGAGCGCGCAAGCCGGTCGAGGTGAATGTCCGGATCATCGCCGCGACAAACCGCACGCTGCTCGACGAGGTGCAGGCCGGAACATTCCGCGAGGATCTCTTCTATCGTCTTGCGGTGGCGGTGCTGCAGCTCCCGCCGCTACGGAAGCGGCGCGGGGACTTGGGGGTGCTCGTCGATGGGCTGCTCGCGAAGGTGAACCAGGAGAACTCGGGAGAGCTCGGGTTCGAGCCGAAGAGGTTGAGCACGCGCGCGAAGAAGCGCCTGCTTCGTCATGAATGGCCGGGAAACGTGCGGGAGCTCTTGAACACGCTGCGAAGGGCGGCGGTGTGGTCCGCGGGGACGACGATCGAGGAGGAGGACGTGGAGGAGGCGCTCCTGGGGTCGGCGGCGCGGGGCTCAGCGGGACATCGGGACGAGATGGTCCTGCATCGACCACTGGGGGACGGGCTCGATTTGCAGGAGCTGCTCGACACGGTGAAGAAGCATTACCTCGAGCGGGCCATGAAGGAGGCGGGGGGAAACAAGTCGAAAGCGGCGAGGTTGCTCGGGCTTTCGGATTACATGATGGTGACGAGCTGGTTGAAGCAGTGCGGGATGGCTTGA
- a CDS encoding DUF6119 family protein has translation MKLNISLYKDDVKRFEECLRPRTNKRQYDEIGNGQTAAGTAYRIYLASRQAKAPPWVEFIKKAVPSNALKGVENVIHAAIILLEVQTTTGRRFFGITHGHGHHLINKEKIELNFGLKTALNAVNTEQISLADIRNIGAQTVQRRVATNASATLRSLAFDFDTDLLRIIGGRCVDQKLGLRLEGSDSLHLTVKNLDFNVIGEKCASIYEVFRRDDYKDRFEFVDYVQPERSQAITDALDQQLVDALQARENNAKIALVSPDQIEQRHCVAYKIFGLTSAEQTYEELSLVHLYDYLQTGQNGRKLSRKQLKQVRLIGLNENDTITTDNDPLYAYLVFETEYQGRRYVLSNQKWYQVEAGYLASLERKLAGIRECNHPLRKWTKVPDKHGRLHYHETAYNQQYAVDRDYLVLDRNNFRRFGKKYGQSQVEVADLFHLPTKTLFCVKRLSESPTLSHLLAQGSVSAQLLGGMVDYRDEFMDQVQQRIGPVADAAKYITDIKFVYAIGSETRKSPLTDLLPVFSKVNMVKHAHAIRKEGFEVEIAWVPMV, from the coding sequence ATGAAGCTCAACATCAGCCTCTACAAGGACGACGTGAAGAGGTTCGAGGAGTGCCTGCGGCCGCGGACGAATAAGCGGCAGTACGACGAGATCGGTAATGGGCAGACCGCAGCAGGAACGGCGTACCGCATCTATCTCGCAAGCCGCCAAGCGAAGGCGCCACCATGGGTGGAGTTCATCAAAAAAGCCGTGCCCAGCAACGCGCTCAAAGGCGTGGAGAACGTGATCCATGCGGCCATCATCCTGCTCGAGGTCCAGACCACGACCGGGCGTCGCTTCTTCGGAATCACGCATGGCCATGGCCATCACCTCATCAACAAGGAAAAGATCGAGCTGAACTTCGGGCTCAAGACGGCGTTGAACGCGGTCAACACCGAGCAGATCAGCCTCGCCGACATCAGGAACATCGGCGCGCAGACCGTGCAGAGGCGTGTGGCGACCAACGCAAGCGCAACGCTCCGGAGCCTTGCGTTCGACTTCGATACGGATCTTCTGCGTATCATCGGAGGTCGTTGCGTCGACCAGAAGCTCGGCCTCCGGCTCGAGGGCTCCGACAGCTTGCACCTCACGGTGAAAAACCTCGACTTCAACGTGATCGGCGAGAAATGCGCGAGCATTTACGAGGTCTTTCGGCGGGACGACTACAAGGACCGGTTCGAGTTCGTCGATTACGTGCAGCCGGAGCGGAGTCAGGCGATCACGGATGCCCTCGACCAGCAGCTCGTCGATGCGCTTCAGGCGCGCGAGAACAACGCGAAGATCGCTCTGGTGTCCCCTGATCAGATCGAGCAGCGTCACTGCGTCGCGTACAAGATCTTCGGGCTCACCAGCGCGGAGCAGACCTACGAGGAACTCTCGCTGGTCCACCTGTACGACTACCTGCAAACTGGTCAGAACGGACGCAAGCTCAGTCGGAAGCAGCTGAAGCAGGTCCGGCTCATCGGCCTCAACGAAAACGACACCATCACCACGGACAACGATCCGCTTTATGCTTACCTGGTCTTCGAGACGGAGTACCAGGGGAGGCGGTACGTCCTCTCAAACCAGAAGTGGTACCAGGTGGAAGCCGGTTACCTCGCGAGCCTCGAGCGCAAGCTGGCCGGGATTCGGGAGTGCAACCACCCCCTTCGCAAGTGGACGAAGGTGCCGGATAAACACGGGCGGTTGCACTACCACGAAACCGCGTACAACCAGCAGTATGCAGTTGATCGCGACTATCTGGTCCTCGATCGGAACAACTTCCGGCGCTTCGGCAAGAAATACGGCCAGAGCCAGGTAGAAGTGGCCGACCTGTTCCACCTTCCGACGAAGACGCTCTTTTGCGTGAAAAGGCTGAGCGAATCGCCAACGTTGAGCCATCTTCTTGCGCAGGGCAGCGTCTCCGCACAGTTGCTTGGCGGAATGGTGGATTACCGCGACGAGTTCATGGATCAGGTGCAGCAGCGCATCGGCCCTGTCGCCGATGCCGCGAAGTACATCACGGACATCAAGTTCGTCTATGCGATCGGCAGCGAGACGCGCAAATCGCCTCTCACGGATCTGCTTCCTGTCTTCAGCAAAGTGAACATGGTCAAACATGCCCATGCAATCCGGAAAGAGGGATTCGAGGTCGAGATTGCTTGGGTCCCGATGGTTTGA
- a CDS encoding protein kinase domain-containing protein, with amino-acid sequence MLDVDVHASIAEILSGDNHLSEEIWTYARAELSHRDEWEPVDSFPLAVAWARRELAQMPQPHRLEDCVRWLSAELKASGASGWVPAERVESSLRDLKARGVLRDDGEFYRPLLRELLRRRPQVLREDRDSQMALLRLAVDDVEWPEQVEPRDEGGEAKIFIQTRGDRTLTYRSCKLDSDENRRRFARTCAAIRTLRDRRTKMPGDDRLPRVIEAGFRRDNASEGIIVYEWVEGETFETLWTKLPAQARVHIARQVAMAVAALHARDVIHCDIAPRNIIVNGRLDATLIDFGLARRADQSTHTRLARDPFKAPEQCDDPPFVDKASDIYALGVLFRGPDSKATLEPAGLRELVAKMTSTRIEDRPSIIEVVKRLEELVDFEPQILQLRTKVEDVVNDAPEWLWEDLLHFTGTAALVHGRYLPWDQHRAMEAAFLLNNLFIRIVAERRGSTASKLAVLGGEAEVSLASLRSTVRASGDPSLAEWEGPEVKAIGLMRIAWAHPKDRASRIAEAMRELKSRESEFDRNIQRAVVKVAGMLDQLLDPGTSKVITRFMEFFFRGA; translated from the coding sequence ATGCTCGACGTAGACGTGCACGCGAGCATTGCGGAGATCCTTTCCGGCGACAATCATCTTTCCGAGGAAATATGGACGTATGCTCGTGCCGAGCTGAGCCATCGTGATGAGTGGGAGCCTGTCGACTCGTTTCCCCTCGCTGTCGCGTGGGCCCGGCGTGAACTCGCGCAGATGCCGCAACCTCATCGCCTCGAGGATTGCGTCCGCTGGCTGAGTGCGGAACTCAAAGCGTCAGGTGCGTCGGGCTGGGTGCCCGCAGAGCGCGTCGAGTCCAGCCTGCGTGATCTGAAGGCGCGCGGCGTGCTGAGGGACGACGGCGAGTTCTACCGACCTCTGCTGCGGGAACTCCTGCGTCGGCGTCCACAGGTGCTGCGCGAGGACCGCGACAGTCAGATGGCGCTGCTACGCCTAGCGGTGGACGACGTTGAATGGCCGGAGCAGGTCGAACCGCGCGACGAAGGCGGTGAAGCCAAGATCTTCATCCAGACCCGCGGAGATCGAACGCTCACCTATCGTTCCTGCAAACTCGACAGTGATGAAAACCGTCGCCGTTTTGCCAGGACGTGCGCTGCGATCCGCACGCTCCGGGATCGTCGGACCAAGATGCCTGGCGACGATCGTCTGCCTAGGGTGATCGAGGCCGGATTTCGTAGAGACAACGCATCGGAGGGGATCATCGTCTACGAATGGGTCGAGGGTGAGACATTTGAAACCCTGTGGACGAAGTTGCCCGCGCAAGCAAGGGTGCACATCGCTCGTCAAGTTGCGATGGCGGTGGCAGCACTCCACGCGCGCGACGTCATTCACTGCGACATCGCACCGAGGAATATCATCGTCAACGGTCGTCTGGATGCGACGCTGATCGACTTCGGCCTTGCGCGTCGCGCAGATCAATCGACCCACACCCGGCTAGCTCGGGATCCATTCAAAGCTCCGGAGCAATGCGATGATCCTCCTTTCGTTGACAAGGCTAGCGACATCTACGCTCTGGGCGTACTGTTCAGAGGCCCGGATTCGAAAGCGACTCTGGAGCCGGCGGGCCTGCGCGAGCTGGTTGCTAAAATGACCAGCACACGTATCGAAGACAGACCATCCATCATCGAAGTCGTGAAGCGCCTGGAAGAACTGGTGGACTTCGAGCCGCAGATCCTTCAACTCCGTACCAAGGTGGAGGACGTCGTGAACGACGCGCCGGAGTGGCTATGGGAAGATCTTCTCCACTTCACCGGAACCGCCGCGCTCGTGCATGGACGTTATCTCCCGTGGGATCAGCATCGTGCGATGGAAGCCGCATTCCTCCTCAACAATCTATTCATAAGGATCGTGGCCGAACGGCGTGGTAGCACCGCCTCGAAGTTGGCCGTGCTCGGTGGGGAGGCTGAGGTGTCGCTGGCGTCCCTGCGCAGCACCGTCCGAGCTAGCGGCGACCCATCTCTTGCTGAATGGGAGGGGCCGGAAGTAAAGGCCATTGGTCTGATGCGCATTGCTTGGGCGCACCCCAAGGACCGAGCCTCGCGCATAGCGGAAGCCATGCGCGAGCTCAAGTCGCGTGAGTCCGAGTTTGATCGCAACATTCAGCGCGCTGTCGTCAAAGTCGCAGGCATGCTGGACCAACTACTTGATCCCGGCACAAGTAAGGTTATCACGAGGTTCATGGAGTTCTTTTTCCGCGGTGCGTAG
- a CDS encoding helix-turn-helix transcriptional regulator — protein MPARSSAVRPASPESGHPTIPENDTLTPEAASLPAVLTVNELAALLRLDRKTVYGEIAAGRIPGIRRFGARRPVYRAHRDTVLTWLAGQFQQARPSRRTR, from the coding sequence ATGCCAGCGAGGTCATCGGCAGTCCGGCCCGCCTCGCCAGAATCCGGACACCCCACCATCCCCGAAAACGACACCCTCACCCCCGAGGCCGCCAGCCTCCCCGCCGTGCTGACCGTCAACGAGCTCGCGGCGCTCCTCCGCCTCGATCGCAAGACGGTCTACGGAGAGATCGCCGCCGGTCGCATCCCGGGCATCCGCCGTTTCGGCGCGCGCCGTCCCGTCTACCGAGCCCACCGCGACACTGTGCTAACCTGGCTCGCAGGTCAGTTTCAGCAGGCGCGCCCATCGAGGAGAACACGATGA
- a CDS encoding tyrosine-type recombinase/integrase has protein sequence MSVRKRKDGRWQVSFYYMRGGERVRHREAAMGAKNRSEALAYERRRRAELEAGAALLAQASAPLFSEFAQEFLDVYAAANNKPSEIESKRMILDRHLKPFFGHLRLDRIDTQHIDAFKAKQRKAELAHKTINNQLTVLGKLFNVAKEWRRVASVPRIGFLPTAEPEFDFLDFEEATRLVEAAEPEFHPMILLGLRTGLRQGELLELRWTDVDLVKGLLRVRRSIWKGKISTPKGGKGRDVPLSDEARTALRSLPSRFAGGLVFPGKGGRHLTKGECKHPLWRTCKRAGLRLIGWHVLRHTFASHLVMRGVPLKAIQELLGHTTIDMTMRYAHLSPEVGRDAVLLLDGPVRDDRSGHDLGTIGSRTAK, from the coding sequence ATGAGCGTGCGAAAACGGAAAGACGGACGATGGCAGGTAAGCTTCTACTACATGCGCGGCGGCGAGCGCGTGCGACACCGCGAGGCCGCTATGGGCGCGAAGAATCGCTCCGAGGCCCTCGCATACGAACGCCGCAGGCGAGCGGAGCTCGAGGCGGGAGCCGCGCTCCTGGCTCAGGCGAGCGCGCCGCTCTTCAGTGAGTTCGCCCAGGAGTTTCTCGACGTGTACGCCGCAGCGAACAACAAGCCCAGCGAGATCGAATCGAAACGGATGATCCTCGACCGGCACCTCAAGCCGTTCTTTGGTCATCTCCGGCTCGATCGCATCGATACGCAGCACATCGATGCATTCAAGGCAAAGCAGCGCAAGGCCGAGCTGGCGCACAAGACGATCAACAATCAGCTCACGGTACTGGGCAAACTGTTCAACGTGGCGAAGGAATGGCGCAGGGTTGCGTCCGTTCCTCGGATTGGCTTTCTCCCCACGGCGGAACCGGAATTCGATTTCCTCGATTTCGAGGAGGCCACGCGCCTCGTCGAAGCCGCGGAACCTGAATTCCACCCGATGATCCTGCTCGGCCTCCGGACCGGGCTCCGTCAAGGAGAACTGCTCGAGCTCCGCTGGACCGACGTGGATCTCGTGAAGGGTCTGCTCCGGGTTCGGCGATCGATCTGGAAAGGAAAGATCTCGACCCCGAAGGGCGGCAAGGGCCGCGACGTGCCGCTCTCGGACGAGGCGCGCACGGCGCTCCGGTCGCTTCCTTCACGCTTTGCGGGCGGGCTCGTCTTTCCCGGGAAGGGCGGGCGCCACCTGACCAAGGGCGAGTGCAAGCACCCCCTCTGGCGGACCTGCAAGCGCGCAGGGCTCCGTCTGATCGGCTGGCACGTCCTGCGGCACACGTTCGCCAGCCACCTGGTCATGCGCGGCGTGCCGCTCAAGGCCATCCAGGAGCTGCTCGGTCACACCACGATCGACATGACCATGCGCTACGCCCACCTCTCGCCGGAGGTGGGACGCGACGCCGTGCTCCTGCTCGACGGCCCGGTCCGAGATGATCGGTCTGGGCACGATTTGGGCACGATCGGGTCAAGAACAGCGAAGTAA
- a CDS encoding oxidative damage protection protein has product MAAMVHCVKLGQEAEGLDKPPFKGPLGQRVFENVSKQGWKMWLEHSKMLINEFRLDLMSEHGQRIWMTECEKFFFGEGGQLPPDFKPQDDKK; this is encoded by the coding sequence ATGGCGGCGATGGTGCATTGCGTGAAGCTCGGTCAGGAGGCGGAGGGCCTCGACAAGCCTCCTTTCAAGGGGCCCCTCGGCCAGCGTGTCTTCGAGAACGTCTCCAAGCAGGGCTGGAAGATGTGGCTCGAGCACTCGAAGATGCTCATCAACGAGTTTCGCCTCGACCTCATGTCCGAGCACGGTCAGCGCATCTGGATGACCGAGTGCGAGAAGTTCTTCTTCGGCGAAGGCGGCCAGCTCCCGCCCGACTTCAAGCCGCAAGACGACAAGAAGTAG
- a CDS encoding carotenoid oxygenase family protein translates to MNRRSFLRWGGVASASLLAGRSLTGCDPSRPATPAPTLADTGPALPRRLPASVTKAKRDEIDAPLHVLSGELPGDLRGHVFVVAAIPFGDGTPLFNGDGMIWRFDFDGAGAAFKSRLCKPPCYWADLAAAGTPHAFQNGGPSRYSSTLGFRNPLNTAFLPMKDRLLVTVDAARPYEIDPVSLEVVSPVGALEEWTPGLPENVFPGSPFTVQFTTAHPFYDERTGEMITVNYTSGPNGQLDLVRWDGEGKLERWPLVLPDGAPVLILQSAHQVAVTRDHVLVMDTAFVAEPEQIFGGTVSRAQAPEATVYIARRKDLVSGGGPVTAQKATLPRESVHFFADYDDEGGLITVHAAHCCAFDVSEWIREDDVRADGKPMREDFLGFTVAATDLSALGRHVIDASTGALVKGESITLFDESLWGLALYAHAGNAPAERMAAIYWSSGGFSEEAHVARVAELYADYPHRTVPLDEMPLETQPGHLLRFDPRAGVIADVYRFPDGRAPQSPHFVPRSGGTGAQTDGYITCIVLSDDTSAEGSSGDELWIFDAANLAQGPLCRLGHAQLDLPLSLHTAYLPKLVPATGEYWIDPRLDYAARLASAPPEVKALMEEHVFPHFD, encoded by the coding sequence ATGAATCGACGGAGCTTTCTCCGCTGGGGCGGCGTCGCGAGCGCCTCCCTCCTCGCCGGTCGCTCGCTCACGGGCTGCGATCCCTCCCGCCCGGCCACGCCCGCGCCGACGCTCGCCGACACTGGGCCTGCGCTGCCCAGGCGCTTGCCCGCGTCGGTCACGAAGGCGAAGCGCGACGAGATCGACGCGCCTTTGCATGTCCTCAGCGGCGAGCTCCCGGGCGATCTGCGCGGCCACGTGTTCGTCGTGGCCGCGATCCCCTTCGGCGACGGCACGCCCTTGTTCAACGGCGATGGCATGATCTGGCGCTTCGACTTCGACGGCGCCGGGGCCGCGTTCAAGAGCCGGCTCTGCAAACCGCCCTGCTACTGGGCCGACCTCGCGGCCGCGGGCACGCCGCACGCCTTCCAGAACGGCGGACCGAGCCGCTACTCGTCCACGCTCGGCTTCCGCAACCCGCTCAACACGGCGTTCTTGCCCATGAAAGATCGCCTGCTCGTCACCGTCGACGCGGCGCGGCCCTACGAGATCGATCCGGTGTCGCTCGAGGTCGTCTCGCCCGTCGGCGCGCTCGAGGAGTGGACGCCTGGCCTGCCCGAGAACGTCTTCCCGGGCAGCCCCTTCACCGTCCAGTTCACCACCGCGCACCCGTTCTATGACGAGCGCACGGGCGAGATGATCACGGTCAACTACACGAGCGGCCCGAATGGACAGCTCGATCTCGTGCGCTGGGACGGCGAGGGCAAGCTCGAGCGATGGCCTCTCGTCCTGCCCGACGGCGCGCCCGTCCTGATCCTGCAGAGCGCTCACCAGGTCGCCGTGACGCGCGATCACGTGCTCGTCATGGACACCGCGTTCGTCGCCGAGCCCGAGCAGATCTTCGGAGGCACGGTCTCGCGCGCGCAGGCGCCCGAGGCCACGGTGTACATCGCGCGGCGCAAGGATCTCGTCTCGGGTGGCGGCCCCGTGACCGCGCAAAAGGCCACGCTGCCGCGAGAGTCCGTGCACTTCTTCGCCGACTACGACGACGAGGGCGGCCTCATCACCGTCCACGCGGCCCACTGCTGCGCGTTCGACGTCTCCGAGTGGATCCGCGAGGACGACGTGCGCGCCGACGGCAAGCCGATGCGCGAGGACTTTCTCGGCTTCACCGTCGCGGCCACGGATCTGAGCGCGCTCGGACGCCACGTCATCGACGCCTCGACAGGCGCCCTCGTGAAAGGCGAGTCGATCACCCTCTTCGACGAGTCCTTGTGGGGCCTCGCGCTCTACGCGCACGCGGGCAACGCGCCGGCCGAGCGCATGGCGGCCATCTACTGGAGCAGCGGGGGCTTCTCGGAGGAGGCCCACGTCGCGCGCGTGGCCGAGCTCTACGCCGACTATCCGCACCGCACCGTCCCGCTCGACGAGATGCCGCTCGAGACGCAGCCCGGGCACCTGCTGCGCTTCGATCCGCGCGCCGGCGTCATCGCCGACGTCTACCGCTTCCCCGACGGCCGCGCCCCGCAGTCACCGCACTTCGTCCCCAGATCCGGCGGCACGGGCGCGCAGACGGACGGCTACATCACCTGCATCGTGCTCTCCGACGACACGAGCGCGGAGGGCTCGTCGGGCGACGAGCTGTGGATCTTCGACGCTGCGAACCTCGCCCAGGGGCCGCTCTGCCGGCTCGGCCACGCGCAGCTCGATCTGCCGCTCAGCCTGCACACCGCGTATCTGCCGAAGCTCGTCCCGGCGACGGGAGAGTACTGGATCGACCCGCGCCTCGATTACGCCGCGCGCCTCGCCTCGGCCCCGCCCGAGGTCAAGGCGCTGATGGAGGAGCACGTCTTCCCCCATTTCGATTGA
- a CDS encoding esterase/lipase family protein, protein MRLLSRTLLGSGLFTLGLVACGGAPDEASSGSTPTGAVLTGVGGGGNAGGAGGAGGASSSSSGVGGDGGSATKLGPPYPIVLAHGFFGFEKFAGQDFVTYFYGVKQQLQDDGELVFTPAVDPFNTSDFRGAQLAARIEEIVAKTGYEKVNIIGHSQGGLDARVAANLRPDLVASVVTVATPHGGSPIADVVLKIVADPNAQGVVSDLFNLIGAPLYDEIGEETDVILPLQLFSSPGIQTFNKAHPDSPGVFYASIAGRTDLHIGGDACDADVALPFISDWDDTLDITDPMMSLCESILDGGFGDPYPNDGLVRVKDSKHGQFWGCLPTDHLDEVGQLFGDGAGLGNKWNHKAFYSAVVAELRKRGF, encoded by the coding sequence ATGCGCTTGCTGTCGCGAACGCTTTTGGGGAGCGGTCTCTTCACGCTTGGCCTCGTCGCGTGCGGAGGCGCGCCCGATGAAGCCTCGAGCGGCTCGACGCCCACGGGCGCCGTGCTCACCGGCGTCGGCGGAGGCGGCAACGCGGGAGGCGCTGGCGGCGCTGGCGGCGCATCCTCGTCGAGCAGCGGCGTCGGTGGAGATGGCGGCAGCGCGACGAAGCTCGGCCCTCCGTATCCGATCGTGCTCGCGCACGGCTTCTTCGGCTTCGAGAAATTCGCGGGCCAGGACTTCGTCACGTATTTCTACGGCGTCAAACAGCAGCTCCAGGACGACGGCGAGCTGGTCTTCACGCCCGCGGTCGATCCCTTCAACACCTCGGACTTCCGGGGCGCGCAGCTCGCGGCGAGGATCGAGGAGATCGTCGCGAAGACCGGCTACGAGAAGGTGAACATCATCGGCCACTCGCAGGGCGGGCTCGACGCGCGCGTCGCGGCCAACCTGAGGCCCGATCTCGTGGCCAGCGTGGTCACGGTGGCGACGCCGCACGGCGGATCCCCGATCGCGGACGTGGTGCTGAAGATCGTCGCCGATCCCAACGCCCAAGGCGTCGTCTCCGATCTGTTCAACCTCATCGGAGCGCCGCTCTACGACGAGATCGGCGAGGAGACCGACGTCATCCTGCCGCTCCAGCTCTTCTCGTCACCGGGCATCCAGACGTTCAACAAGGCGCATCCGGACTCGCCGGGGGTCTTCTACGCCTCGATCGCCGGCCGCACGGACCTGCACATCGGCGGCGACGCCTGCGACGCCGACGTGGCGCTGCCGTTCATCTCGGACTGGGACGATACGCTGGATATCACCGACCCCATGATGTCCCTGTGCGAGAGCATCCTCGACGGCGGGTTTGGCGATCCGTACCCGAACGACGGGCTCGTGCGGGTCAAGGACTCGAAGCACGGCCAGTTCTGGGGCTGTTTGCCGACGGATCACCTCGACGAGGTCGGTCAGCTCTTCGGAGATGGCGCGGGGCTCGGTAACAAGTGGAATCACAAGGCGTTCTACTCGGCCGTGGTCGCAGAGCTACGAAAACGCGGCTTTTAA